DNA sequence from the Prosthecodimorpha staleyi genome:
CCTCGGCTTGCAGTTCCTTGTCGTCGGTCGCCTTGCCGATACCCTGCTTGACATTGCCGATCGCCTCGTTGGCGACGCCCTTAACCTTGTCGGTCATGCTGCCCATGGGAAAGCTCTCCGTTGTCTGGTGCTCGGTTACGCGCCGTTTTCTTGCGCGTGGCGATGTCCTGACAACGTCCCCACGGGGGCGGGGTTCCATGCTGTCGCCGAA
Encoded proteins:
- a CDS encoding CsbD family protein: MGSMTDKVKGVANEAIGNVKQGIGKATDDKELQAEGWVQERKGEAQKAVGEAKDAVKKNIDKI